In the Pseudothauera hydrothermalis genome, one interval contains:
- the zapE gene encoding cell division protein ZapE — MPHRILNVAEHGMLDAYEAQLKARGYKSDPAQRAAAQRLQRLYTELLAFKAARRSVIRKIFARPHMPRSVYFWGGVGRGKSFLMDCFFEAVPYRRKRRVHFHAFMQEVQNDLKQHNHEPDPLQKVADRIARQTRLLCFDEFHVSDIADAMILGRLLEALFARGVIFVMTSNYPPDGLYPNGLMRINFLPTIEMIKRRFDVFEVDHGTDYRLRTLERIEIYLVPHDEAAVAKMREDFRRLAGNAGESGEIEVLGRTLPVLRKAPGVIWFDFATLCGGPRSQNDYLEIAREHHTLFLSDVPRMSPGQASEARRFTWLIDVLYDHRVKLIMSAAVEAPELYTEGQNAHEFVRTVSRLIEMRTRDYLAEAHRVE, encoded by the coding sequence ATGCCCCATCGCATTCTCAACGTTGCCGAACACGGCATGCTCGACGCCTACGAGGCGCAACTGAAGGCGCGTGGTTACAAGTCCGATCCCGCGCAGCGCGCCGCCGCGCAGCGGCTGCAGCGCTTATACACCGAGTTGCTGGCGTTCAAAGCGGCCCGCCGCTCGGTGATCCGCAAGATTTTTGCCCGCCCGCACATGCCGCGCAGTGTGTACTTTTGGGGCGGTGTCGGGCGCGGTAAAAGCTTTTTGATGGACTGCTTTTTTGAGGCCGTGCCCTACCGGCGTAAGCGCCGGGTGCATTTCCACGCTTTCATGCAGGAAGTGCAAAACGATCTCAAGCAACACAATCATGAACCCGATCCCCTGCAAAAGGTGGCCGACCGCATCGCCCGCCAAACCCGTCTGCTCTGTTTTGACGAGTTTCATGTGTCGGACATCGCCGATGCAATGATCCTCGGCCGCCTGCTGGAAGCGCTGTTCGCCCGCGGGGTGATCTTTGTAATGACCTCGAATTACCCGCCGGACGGTCTTTATCCCAATGGCCTGATGCGGATCAACTTTTTGCCCACCATCGAGATGATCAAGCGCCGCTTCGATGTGTTCGAGGTCGATCATGGCACCGATTATCGTCTGCGCACTCTGGAGCGGATCGAGATCTACCTGGTGCCGCACGACGAGGCGGCTGTCGCCAAGATGCGCGAAGATTTCCGCCGGCTGGCCGGCAACGCAGGCGAGAGCGGCGAAATCGAAGTCCTGGGACGCACGCTGCCGGTGTTGCGTAAAGCGCCGGGGGTGATCTGGTTCGACTTTGCTACGCTCTGTGGCGGCCCGCGGTCGCAGAACGACTACCTGGAAATCGCGCGTGAACATCACACTTTGTTTCTGTCCGACGTGCCCAGAATGAGCCCAGGGCAGGCATCCGAGGCGCGTCGCTTCACATGGTTGATCGACGTACTGTATGACCACCGGGTCAAGTTGATCATGAGTGCCGCGGTCGAAGCGCCCGAGCTCTACACCGAAGGGCAGAATGCGCATGAGTTCGTGCGCACCGTGAGCCGCCTGATCGAGATGCGCACCCGGGATTACCTTGCCGAGGCGCACCGGGTGGAGTAG
- a CDS encoding putative motility protein encodes MNVSSAASIASSLSQARVADAVSTLVLKKALELQAQQAAQLIAALPQTAPSAPAHLGQNIDVRV; translated from the coding sequence ATGAATGTCAGCTCCGCAGCCAGCATTGCTTCCAGTCTAAGCCAAGCGCGAGTAGCCGATGCGGTAAGCACGCTGGTACTGAAAAAAGCACTCGAGCTTCAGGCGCAACAGGCCGCGCAACTGATCGCCGCCCTGCCGCAAACCGCGCCTTCAGCCCCCGCCCATCTCGGCCAAAACATCGACGTGCGGGTTTAA
- a CDS encoding secretin N-terminal domain-containing protein — protein sequence MVIHPLFATGCRPDGRMACHSNLAPYVRGLPLGGRWLFWFRALILLGLLAPWSLPAAELPLEIIELRHRQAEDLLPVLRTMVAPGGRVSGMQHKLFIRSTADNLAQLRAALAELDQPAVRLLISIRQSAAQIEHRRGADVHGRIGNERISIESPPAGAGMRNSGVELQIGGGYRQHNMQAVQQVQTIEGGQAYIHTGVSVPVPLRRRWLSADGVVLSDTVIWRDLGTGFNAVPRILGDRVRIEISPYDEEPLSVPGAAAVRRLSTTVEGRLGEWIALGASALDGADTEAAITSREAAEASRSNALWLKVERLD from the coding sequence ATGGTGATACACCCTCTTTTTGCCACCGGCTGCCGGCCGGATGGCCGTATGGCTTGCCATTCTAACCTCGCGCCGTACGTGCGGGGTTTACCGCTGGGTGGCCGCTGGCTGTTCTGGTTTCGTGCGCTGATATTACTTGGTTTGTTGGCGCCGTGGTCGCTGCCGGCTGCGGAACTGCCGCTGGAGATCATTGAGCTACGCCACCGTCAAGCCGAGGACTTGCTACCGGTGCTGCGCACCATGGTCGCACCGGGTGGGCGTGTTTCCGGCATGCAGCATAAGCTGTTCATCCGCAGTACCGCGGACAATCTTGCCCAGTTGCGGGCAGCGCTGGCGGAATTGGATCAACCGGCGGTGCGTCTTTTGATCTCGATACGTCAATCTGCGGCGCAGATCGAGCACAGGCGCGGGGCCGATGTTCATGGACGCATCGGCAATGAGCGGATAAGCATCGAAAGCCCGCCAGCCGGTGCCGGCATGCGCAACTCAGGCGTCGAGCTACAGATCGGCGGCGGGTATCGACAACACAACATGCAGGCGGTGCAACAGGTGCAGACCATCGAAGGCGGACAGGCTTACATCCATACCGGAGTTTCCGTGCCGGTACCGTTACGGCGACGCTGGTTGTCGGCCGATGGCGTGGTGTTGTCCGACACCGTAATTTGGCGTGACCTGGGTACTGGCTTCAACGCCGTGCCGCGTATCCTTGGCGACCGGGTGCGCATCGAGATCAGTCCCTATGATGAAGAGCCGCTGTCGGTACCGGGTGCCGCCGCGGTGCGTCGGCTGAGCACCACGGTGGAGGGCCGTTTGGGGGAATGGATTGCGCTGGGCGCCAGCGCGCTGGATGGGGCAGACACTGAAGCGGCCATCACCTCTCGCGAAGCGGCCGAGGCCAGCCGCAGTAATGCGCTGTGGCTGAAGGTCGAACGCTTGGACTGA
- a CDS encoding ATP-dependent DNA helicase, with translation MSAVEQAFAPDGPLAKAIPTFRARAQQVEMAGLIDQALREHRVLVAEAGTGTGKTFAYLVPALLSGGKVIISTGTKTLQDQLFNRDLPMVRAALKVPVSIALLKGRANYVCPYHLARHAADGRFISPQDAADLRAIARFAQTTQTGDKAECTAVREDSPAWLAATSTRDNCLGQDCPNVKECFVLAARRAAMEADVVVVNHHLFFADVMLRDEGMGELLPACNAVIFDEAHQLPETASLFFGQSVSTGQALDLARDTRSETIAAAPDCRDLIDATRALEKAARDLRLVFGSESARLSAAQAEALPEFDAKVQALADELARIEAVLETQAERSEGLANCLRRVQEMGERLTHWRQPEDTELIRWAEVFSQSVALNATPLYVSDVFRRQLEGHLRAWIFTSATLAVGQDFGHYCRELGLAWLEPPPLTAVWGSPFDYGQQALLYAPQGMPDPNAPDYSEAVARKALPLIRAARGRAFVLCTSLRAMRRVHQLLADGLSAAGEQLPLLLQGEGSRTELLARFRRLGNAVLVASQSFWEGVDVPGDALSLVVIDKLPFAPPDDPVLAARVEHLQKSGRNPFIHYQLPRTVINMKQGAGRLIRSEHDRGVLCICDPRMVDKPYGKVVWRSLPPMRRTRVEAEAVEFLMQLPPPISP, from the coding sequence ATGAGTGCTGTCGAACAGGCTTTTGCGCCGGATGGCCCCCTGGCCAAAGCCATCCCGACCTTTCGGGCGCGCGCGCAGCAGGTCGAGATGGCCGGACTGATCGACCAGGCCCTGCGCGAGCACCGCGTGCTGGTGGCCGAAGCGGGCACCGGAACCGGCAAGACCTTCGCCTATCTGGTGCCGGCGCTGCTCTCTGGCGGTAAGGTGATCATTTCCACCGGCACCAAAACCTTGCAAGACCAGCTCTTCAACCGCGACCTGCCAATGGTGCGCGCGGCGCTCAAGGTGCCAGTGAGCATTGCGCTGCTCAAGGGGCGGGCCAACTATGTGTGCCCCTACCACTTGGCGCGGCACGCTGCCGACGGGCGCTTCATCAGCCCCCAGGATGCGGCCGATCTGCGCGCCATCGCACGTTTTGCGCAAACTACGCAAACCGGCGACAAAGCCGAATGCACCGCGGTACGCGAAGACTCACCGGCATGGCTGGCTGCCACCTCGACGCGCGACAACTGCCTTGGCCAAGACTGCCCGAATGTCAAAGAATGCTTCGTGCTCGCCGCCCGCCGTGCGGCAATGGAGGCTGACGTGGTGGTGGTCAACCACCACCTGTTTTTCGCCGATGTGATGCTGCGCGACGAAGGCATGGGCGAGCTGCTGCCGGCCTGCAATGCGGTCATTTTCGACGAGGCTCACCAACTGCCGGAGACCGCCAGCCTGTTTTTTGGCCAGAGTGTGTCCACTGGTCAGGCGCTGGATCTGGCGCGCGACACACGCTCGGAGACGATTGCCGCAGCGCCCGATTGCCGCGACCTGATCGATGCTACGCGTGCGCTGGAAAAGGCCGCCCGCGACCTGCGCCTGGTCTTTGGTAGCGAATCGGCCCGTCTGTCGGCCGCCCAAGCGGAGGCCCTGCCGGAATTCGATGCCAAGGTGCAGGCGTTGGCCGACGAGCTCGCCCGCATCGAGGCCGTGCTCGAAACCCAGGCCGAACGCTCCGAAGGTCTGGCCAACTGCCTGCGGCGCGTCCAGGAGATGGGCGAACGCCTCACCCATTGGCGCCAACCCGAAGACACCGAACTGATCCGCTGGGCCGAAGTATTCTCCCAATCGGTGGCGCTCAATGCCACGCCGCTATATGTCTCGGACGTCTTTCGGCGGCAGCTCGAAGGCCATCTGCGCGCCTGGATTTTCACCTCGGCCACGCTCGCGGTGGGGCAGGACTTTGGTCACTACTGCCGCGAGCTGGGACTGGCCTGGTTGGAACCGCCGCCGCTCACCGCGGTATGGGGTAGTCCTTTCGATTACGGTCAGCAGGCGCTCCTGTACGCACCGCAGGGCATGCCCGACCCCAACGCGCCCGACTACAGCGAAGCGGTGGCACGTAAAGCGCTGCCGCTGATCCGCGCCGCGCGCGGGCGCGCCTTCGTGCTGTGCACCTCGCTGCGCGCCATGCGCCGGGTGCATCAGCTGCTTGCCGACGGCTTGAGCGCAGCCGGCGAGCAACTGCCGCTGCTACTGCAGGGCGAAGGTTCGCGCACCGAATTGCTGGCGCGGTTTCGACGTTTAGGCAATGCGGTGCTGGTGGCCAGCCAAAGTTTCTGGGAAGGCGTGGATGTGCCGGGGGATGCGCTGTCGCTGGTGGTGATCGATAAACTGCCATTTGCTCCGCCGGATGATCCGGTACTCGCTGCGCGTGTCGAGCACCTGCAAAAAAGCGGGCGCAATCCCTTCATCCACTACCAGCTACCCCGGACCGTGATCAACATGAAACAAGGGGCCGGCCGGCTCATCCGCAGTGAGCATGACCGCGGCGTGTTGTGTATTTGCGACCCGCGGATGGTGGATAAACCCTACGGCAAGGTGGTGTGGCGCAGCTTGCCACCGATGCGCCGCACCCGGGTCGAAGCGGAGGCGGTCGAATTTTTGATGCAACTGCCACCGCCTATCTCGCCCTGA
- a CDS encoding protein adenylyltransferase SelO, giving the protein MDHLVFDNRFVRELPGDPSDAPHVRQVLGACYSRVQPTPVRAPELVAWSREVAAMLDLDEQDIRSPRFTQVFVGNALLPGMAPYAACYGGHQFGAWAGQLGDGRAICLGEVINSRGERLELQLKGAGPTPYARRADGRAVLRSSLREFLCSEAMHHLGVPTTRALSLIATGETVVRDMFYDGYPAPEPGAVVCRVAPSFIRFGNFEIFAARGELDVLEKLVDFTIARDFPWIEGSVPQRRAAWFIEVCERTARLIAHWMRVGFVHGVMNTDNMSILGLTIDYGPYGWIENFDRDWTPNTTDEATRRYRFGYQPRIAQWNLLQLANALYPVFGVSEPLQAGLDRYLAVFEAENRRMLADKLGMAHFDDDDATRVEALFKLMTKAELDMTIFFRQLAQLDPDAPSLAPLEEAFYSPDKRALHGPEVLAWLNDYAARLRAEGRPAQIRRAQMNAANPRYVLRNWLAQEAIDAAEKGDYSRVADTLEVMRRPYREQPGREHFASRRPDWARNRPGCSMLSCSS; this is encoded by the coding sequence ATGGATCATCTGGTCTTTGACAACCGCTTCGTCCGCGAGCTACCCGGCGACCCCAGCGACGCACCGCATGTACGCCAGGTTTTGGGCGCCTGCTACTCGCGGGTGCAGCCGACGCCGGTGAGGGCGCCGGAACTGGTTGCCTGGTCGCGCGAAGTGGCCGCGATGCTCGATCTAGACGAGCAGGACATTCGCTCGCCGCGCTTTACGCAAGTATTTGTCGGCAACGCGCTCTTGCCGGGTATGGCGCCGTATGCCGCCTGCTACGGCGGCCATCAGTTTGGCGCCTGGGCAGGGCAGCTTGGCGACGGGCGGGCAATATGCCTGGGGGAAGTGATCAATTCCCGCGGGGAGCGCCTGGAACTGCAGCTCAAAGGCGCCGGCCCCACGCCTTACGCCCGCCGCGCCGATGGACGTGCAGTGCTGCGCTCGTCTCTGCGCGAGTTTCTCTGCAGCGAGGCCATGCACCACCTGGGCGTACCCACCACCCGGGCGCTGTCCTTGATTGCCACCGGTGAGACCGTGGTGCGCGATATGTTCTACGACGGCTATCCCGCTCCGGAACCCGGCGCGGTGGTGTGCCGTGTCGCGCCGTCTTTCATCCGTTTTGGTAATTTTGAAATTTTCGCCGCCCGCGGCGAACTCGATGTGCTTGAAAAACTGGTCGATTTCACCATAGCGCGCGACTTTCCGTGGATCGAGGGCAGCGTACCGCAACGCCGCGCAGCCTGGTTCATCGAGGTGTGTGAGCGCACTGCGCGGCTGATAGCGCACTGGATGCGGGTGGGTTTTGTCCATGGCGTGATGAATACCGACAACATGTCGATCCTCGGGCTCACCATCGATTACGGCCCTTATGGATGGATCGAAAACTTCGACCGCGACTGGACACCCAACACCACCGACGAGGCCACACGACGTTATCGCTTCGGTTACCAGCCGCGCATTGCGCAATGGAATCTGCTGCAACTGGCCAATGCGCTGTATCCCGTGTTTGGCGTCAGCGAGCCGCTGCAAGCGGGACTGGACCGCTATCTGGCGGTGTTCGAGGCCGAGAATCGGCGCATGCTGGCCGACAAACTTGGGATGGCACACTTTGACGATGACGACGCCACCCGGGTGGAGGCGCTGTTCAAACTGATGACCAAGGCCGAGCTTGATATGACCATTTTCTTTCGCCAGCTTGCCCAGCTCGATCCGGATGCGCCCTCACTGGCGCCCTTGGAAGAAGCGTTCTACTCGCCGGACAAGCGTGCGCTGCATGGGCCCGAAGTGCTTGCCTGGCTCAACGATTACGCCGCACGCTTGCGCGCCGAAGGGCGTCCGGCGCAAATACGGCGCGCACAAATGAATGCCGCCAACCCGCGTTATGTTTTGCGCAACTGGCTGGCACAAGAAGCCATCGATGCCGCGGAAAAAGGGGATTACAGTCGGGTGGCGGACACCCTGGAAGTCATGCGCCGGCCCTATCGGGAACAACCCGGGCGCGAGCACTTCGCATCCCGACGCCCTGACTGGGCGCGCAACCGTCCCGGATGTTCGATGCTCTCATGTAGTTCCTGA
- the smpB gene encoding SsrA-binding protein SmpB: MSIIDNRKAFHDYFIEEKHEAGIVLEGWEVKAIRAGRANIKESYVVIRNGEIFLFGMHITPLASASTHVHADPTRTRKLLLHAHEIDKLIGKVERAGYALVPLDLHYSKGRIKATIGLAKGKKQYDKRESEKKRDWEREKQRMMRIKV, encoded by the coding sequence ATGAGCATCATCGACAACCGCAAGGCCTTTCACGACTATTTCATCGAGGAAAAGCATGAGGCCGGTATCGTCCTCGAAGGCTGGGAGGTCAAGGCCATCCGCGCCGGCCGCGCCAACATCAAGGAATCTTACGTCGTCATTCGCAATGGCGAAATCTTCCTTTTCGGCATGCACATCACACCGCTAGCCAGCGCATCGACCCATGTCCACGCCGACCCCACCCGCACCCGTAAGCTGCTGCTTCACGCCCACGAAATCGACAAACTCATCGGCAAGGTCGAACGCGCGGGCTATGCCCTGGTGCCGCTGGATCTGCATTACAGCAAGGGCCGGATCAAGGCGACCATCGGCCTGGCCAAGGGTAAAAAACAATATGACAAACGTGAAAGCGAGAAAAAGCGCGACTGGGAGCGTGAAAAGCAGCGCATGATGCGCATCAAGGTCTAG
- a CDS encoding type II toxin-antitoxin system RatA family toxin: protein MAEVNKLVLIEFTPAQMFELVDRCEDYPQFLPWCGGAEVHTRTDTQTVATIHINYHGIKAHFSTENEKRPPHEMLIRLKEGPFRHLNGHWRFTALGDAACKIEFGLHYEFSSKLLEKALGPVFNHIANTFVDSFVKRAMQVYAKD from the coding sequence ATGGCCGAAGTCAACAAGCTCGTTCTCATTGAATTCACTCCGGCGCAGATGTTCGAACTGGTCGACCGTTGCGAGGACTATCCGCAGTTTTTGCCCTGGTGCGGCGGCGCGGAAGTGCACACCCGCACCGACACGCAAACGGTAGCAACCATCCATATCAACTATCACGGCATCAAGGCGCACTTTAGCACCGAGAACGAAAAACGCCCCCCGCACGAAATGCTGATCCGCCTGAAGGAAGGGCCTTTTCGCCACCTGAACGGGCACTGGCGCTTTACTGCGTTGGGCGATGCCGCCTGTAAAATCGAATTTGGCCTGCATTACGAATTTTCCAGCAAATTGCTGGAAAAGGCGCTGGGGCCGGTGTTCAACCACATCGCCAACACTTTTGTCGATTCTTTCGTCAAGCGCGCGATGCAGGTGTATGCAAAGGACTGA
- a CDS encoding RnfH family protein, which produces MADRINVEVSYALPHRQEIVRLTLPLGATVFDAVQASGLLQKYPEIDLEGQNKLGIYAKLTKPDTVLRDRDRVEIYRPLIADPKAVRKKRADEGKAMKKGGASDQG; this is translated from the coding sequence GTGGCCGACCGTATCAACGTGGAAGTAAGCTACGCGCTGCCGCACCGTCAGGAGATCGTGCGCCTGACTTTGCCCCTTGGCGCGACCGTCTTCGACGCAGTGCAAGCATCGGGTTTATTGCAGAAATACCCTGAGATCGACCTCGAAGGGCAAAATAAACTCGGTATCTACGCCAAACTGACCAAGCCCGATACCGTATTGCGCGACCGCGACCGGGTGGAAATCTACCGTCCGCTGATTGCCGATCCCAAGGCAGTGCGTAAAAAACGCGCCGATGAAGGCAAGGCCATGAAAAAAGGCGGTGCGTCCGATCAGGGCTGA
- a CDS encoding DUF4124 domain-containing protein yields the protein MHKTPFARLSRNLLWCGALLAACPAWAQIYTWTDKDGRTHYSDTPPKSGEVKVVSPARRTPPPAEPTQAEAGKDAAQPATAPSLADREAEFRKRRAEEAEAKVKADAEAKRAQERERACSQARAQLAALQSGQRVARFKEDGSREILDDAQRAQETEKVQAYIEQECR from the coding sequence ATGCACAAAACCCCATTCGCCCGCCTGTCCCGCAACCTGTTGTGGTGCGGCGCGCTGTTGGCCGCCTGCCCCGCGTGGGCGCAGATTTATACCTGGACCGACAAAGACGGCCGCACGCATTACTCGGACACACCGCCTAAATCCGGAGAGGTCAAGGTGGTCAGTCCGGCGCGCCGCACGCCACCGCCGGCCGAACCTACACAGGCCGAAGCCGGAAAGGATGCCGCCCAGCCGGCAACGGCGCCGTCTTTAGCCGATCGTGAGGCGGAATTCCGTAAACGTCGGGCGGAAGAAGCGGAAGCCAAGGTCAAGGCCGACGCCGAGGCCAAGCGCGCTCAAGAGCGTGAGCGCGCCTGCAGCCAGGCGCGTGCCCAGTTGGCAGCCCTGCAAAGCGGACAACGGGTGGCCCGCTTCAAAGAAGACGGCAGCCGGGAAATCCTCGACGATGCCCAGCGCGCACAAGAAACCGAAAAAGTGCAGGCTTATATCGAACAAGAATGCCGGTGA
- the guaB gene encoding IMP dehydrogenase — protein sequence MRVIQKALTFDDVLLIPAHSSVLPKDVSLQTRLSRRIAINLPLVSAAMDTVTEARLAIALAQEGGIGIVHKNLSAKEQAAEVLKVKRFESGVLKDPMTIPPTMSVREVMALTRQNKFSGLPVVEGRKVVGIVTNRDLRFETNLDQPVSAIMTPQERLVTVREGSSLDEARALLHKHRLERVLVVNDAGELCGLITVKDMMKATEHPQAAKDEQGRLRVGAAIGVGAGTEERAELLAEAGVDVIVVDTAHGHSQGVLDRVAWVKKHFPHIDVIGGNIATGDAARALVDAGADAVKVGIGPGSICTTRIIAGVGVPQITAIDNVASALVASGVPLIADGGIRFSGDIAKAVAAGASSVMLGGLFAGTEEAPGETVLFQGRSYKSYRGMGSLGAMQRGAADRYFQDSSANVEKLVPEGIEGRVPYKGPVTAVIHQLVGGLRAAMGYLGCESIAAMHERAQFVEITSAGVRESHVHDVQITKEAPNYHVD from the coding sequence ATGCGAGTGATTCAGAAGGCGCTGACCTTCGACGACGTCCTTCTCATCCCCGCCCATTCCAGCGTCCTGCCCAAGGATGTCAGTCTTCAGACCCGCCTGAGCCGCCGGATCGCCATCAACCTGCCGTTGGTTTCTGCGGCCATGGACACCGTGACCGAAGCCCGTCTGGCCATTGCGCTGGCTCAAGAGGGTGGCATCGGCATCGTGCACAAGAACCTCTCCGCCAAGGAGCAGGCTGCCGAGGTGCTCAAAGTCAAGCGTTTTGAGTCGGGGGTGCTGAAAGACCCGATGACCATCCCGCCGACCATGAGCGTGCGCGAAGTCATGGCGCTGACCCGGCAAAACAAGTTTTCCGGTCTGCCGGTGGTTGAAGGACGCAAGGTCGTGGGGATCGTCACCAACCGCGATTTGCGCTTCGAGACCAATCTCGACCAGCCGGTATCGGCCATCATGACCCCGCAGGAGCGCCTGGTAACCGTGCGCGAAGGAAGCAGCCTGGACGAGGCTCGGGCGTTGCTGCACAAGCATCGCCTGGAGCGTGTGCTGGTGGTCAACGACGCCGGCGAACTGTGCGGCCTGATCACCGTCAAGGACATGATGAAGGCCACCGAGCATCCGCAAGCGGCCAAGGATGAACAAGGCCGTCTGCGCGTCGGCGCGGCCATCGGCGTAGGCGCGGGCACCGAAGAACGCGCCGAGTTACTGGCCGAAGCCGGTGTGGATGTGATCGTGGTCGATACCGCTCACGGCCACTCGCAAGGCGTGCTCGATCGGGTCGCTTGGGTCAAGAAGCATTTCCCGCATATCGACGTGATCGGTGGCAACATTGCCACGGGCGACGCCGCGCGCGCCTTGGTCGATGCGGGTGCGGACGCGGTCAAAGTAGGCATCGGGCCGGGTTCGATTTGCACCACGCGCATCATCGCCGGTGTGGGGGTGCCGCAGATTACCGCCATCGACAATGTGGCCAGCGCGCTGGTGGCCTCCGGCGTTCCCCTGATTGCCGACGGCGGCATCCGTTTTTCTGGCGATATCGCCAAGGCAGTGGCCGCCGGCGCCAGTTCGGTCATGTTGGGTGGGCTGTTTGCCGGTACCGAAGAGGCACCGGGCGAAACGGTGCTCTTTCAGGGGCGTTCCTACAAGTCCTATCGTGGCATGGGGTCGCTAGGTGCCATGCAGCGGGGTGCTGCGGACCGCTATTTCCAAGACAGTAGCGCCAATGTGGAAAAACTGGTGCCCGAAGGCATCGAAGGCCGGGTGCCCTACAAAGGCCCGGTTACTGCGGTGATTCACCAACTGGTCGGCGGTCTGCGCGCCGCCATGGGCTACCTTGGCTGCGAGAGCATCGCCGCCATGCATGAGCGTGCGCAGTTTGTGGAAATCACCTCGGCCGGTGTGCGCGAATCCCATGTTCATGACGTACAGATTACCAAGGAAGCGCCCAACTACCACGTCGACTGA
- the guaA gene encoding glutamine-hydrolyzing GMP synthase encodes MSHQKILILDFGSQLSQLIARRVREQQVYCELHPFDVSDAFVREFAPAGIILSGGPNSVYQAVDWKAPSAVFELGVPVLGICYGMQTMAEQLGGKVESASKREFGYAEMRARGHSKLFDGIQDRTNDQGHGLLDVWMSHGDKVTELPPGFSVIGSSESCPIAAMADEARAFYGVQFHPEVTHTLKGKEIIARFVHEICGCGHDWNMPDYVSEAVEKIRAQVGDEEVILGLSGGVDSSVAAALIHRAIGDQLTCVFVDNGLLRLNEAAQVMQTFARSLGVKVIHVDAAEQFMRQLQGVSDPEQKRKIIGREFVEVFQAEAAKLTRAKWLAQGTIYPDVIESAGAKTGKAHAIKSHHNVGGLPETLNLKLLEPLRDLFKDEVRELGIALGLPHDMVYRHPFPGPGLGVRILGEVKKEYADLLRRADAIFIDELRAADWYDKVSQAFAVFLPVKSVGVMGDGRTYEYVVALRAVQTQDFMTAHWAELPHSLLGKVSNRIINEVRGINRVVYDISGKPPATIEWE; translated from the coding sequence ATGTCTCACCAGAAGATTCTCATCCTCGATTTCGGCTCCCAACTCTCGCAACTCATCGCCCGCCGAGTGCGCGAACAGCAGGTGTATTGCGAGCTGCATCCGTTCGATGTGTCCGATGCCTTCGTGCGGGAATTTGCCCCCGCAGGCATCATCCTGTCTGGCGGACCGAATTCGGTGTATCAGGCCGTGGACTGGAAAGCGCCGTCTGCGGTGTTCGAACTGGGCGTGCCGGTGCTGGGCATTTGCTATGGCATGCAAACCATGGCCGAGCAACTCGGCGGCAAAGTGGAAAGTGCCAGTAAGCGCGAATTCGGCTATGCCGAAATGCGCGCGCGCGGCCACTCAAAGCTCTTCGACGGCATCCAGGATCGCACTAACGACCAGGGCCACGGCCTGCTGGACGTATGGATGAGCCATGGCGACAAGGTCACCGAACTGCCGCCGGGCTTTTCCGTCATCGGCAGCAGTGAATCGTGTCCGATTGCGGCCATGGCCGATGAGGCGCGCGCATTCTATGGCGTGCAGTTTCATCCGGAGGTCACCCACACCCTCAAGGGCAAAGAAATCATCGCCCGCTTCGTGCATGAGATCTGCGGCTGTGGCCACGACTGGAACATGCCCGATTATGTGAGCGAGGCCGTGGAGAAAATCCGCGCACAGGTGGGCGACGAAGAGGTCATCCTGGGTTTGTCCGGCGGCGTGGATTCTTCGGTGGCCGCTGCCTTGATTCATCGCGCCATCGGCGACCAATTGACCTGCGTGTTTGTCGATAACGGCCTCTTGCGCCTGAACGAAGCCGCCCAAGTGATGCAAACCTTCGCCCGTTCGTTGGGCGTGAAGGTCATCCATGTCGATGCCGCCGAGCAGTTCATGCGCCAGCTCCAAGGCGTGTCCGACCCGGAGCAAAAACGCAAAATCATCGGCCGCGAATTCGTCGAGGTCTTCCAGGCCGAAGCGGCCAAACTGACCCGGGCGAAATGGCTGGCGCAAGGGACCATCTACCCGGACGTGATCGAATCGGCTGGAGCCAAAACCGGCAAAGCGCACGCCATCAAAAGCCATCACAACGTCGGCGGCCTGCCTGAGACGCTTAACCTCAAGCTTCTGGAGCCGCTGCGCGACCTGTTCAAGGACGAAGTGCGCGAACTCGGTATTGCACTTGGCTTGCCGCATGACATGGTCTATCGCCATCCTTTCCCAGGCCCCGGCCTGGGCGTGCGCATCCTGGGGGAAGTGAAGAAAGAATACGCCGACCTGTTGCGCCGTGCGGACGCCATTTTCATCGACGAACTACGCGCCGCCGACTGGTACGACAAAGTCAGCCAAGCCTTTGCGGTTTTCCTGCCGGTCAAAAGCGTCGGCGTGATGGGCGACGGGCGTACCTATGAATACGTGGTGGCGCTGCGCGCCGTGCAAACGCAGGATTTCATGACCGCGCACTGGGCCGAACTGCCCCACAGCCTGTTGGGCAAAGTCTCCAACCGCATCATCAACGAAGTGCGCGGCATCAACCGTGTGGTCTACGACATCTCGGGCAAACCGCCGGCAACGATCGAGTGGGAGTGA